The Nocardioides humi genome includes a region encoding these proteins:
- a CDS encoding SDR family NAD(P)-dependent oxidoreductase — protein MSDLRNRVALVTGAARGQGRSHAVRLAEAGANIIALDICADIDTADYGLGTEEDLAETEAQIRDTGRQVVATRADTRDQAALEQAVADGVAELGRLDIVVANAGILTYGKDRPAARFRDAIEVNLIGTWNTLEASVPHIVAGGRGGAVVITGSTNGTSGKASEVSAGARGYTASKHGLVGLMRSYALALGSESIRVSMVSPTGVNTPMVSLGGSRRWRNECRKCRGTCRMCCRFH, from the coding sequence ATGTCGGATCTGCGCAACCGCGTCGCGCTGGTGACCGGGGCCGCTCGCGGCCAGGGGCGGAGTCACGCCGTGCGCCTCGCCGAGGCCGGGGCGAACATCATCGCCCTCGACATCTGCGCGGACATCGACACGGCGGACTACGGACTCGGCACCGAGGAGGATCTGGCCGAGACCGAGGCCCAGATCCGGGACACGGGTCGGCAGGTCGTGGCCACGCGCGCCGACACCCGCGATCAGGCGGCGCTCGAGCAAGCCGTGGCCGACGGGGTCGCAGAGCTGGGCAGGCTCGACATCGTCGTGGCCAACGCGGGGATCCTGACCTACGGCAAGGATCGCCCGGCAGCGCGATTCCGGGACGCGATCGAGGTGAACCTGATCGGCACCTGGAACACCCTGGAGGCATCGGTTCCGCACATTGTCGCCGGCGGCCGAGGCGGCGCCGTCGTGATCACCGGTTCCACCAACGGCACCTCGGGCAAGGCCTCGGAGGTGAGCGCAGGTGCTCGCGGCTATACCGCGAGCAAGCATGGCCTGGTGGGCCTCATGCGCAGCTACGCACTGGCGTTGGGCAGCGAGTCGATCCGCGTCAGCATGGTCAGTCCCACCGGTGTCAATACTCCGATGGTCTCCCTCGGGGGGAGTCGTCGATGGCGCAACGAGTGCAGGAAGTGCCGTGGGACATGTCGAATGTGCTGCCGGTTCCACTGA
- a CDS encoding SDR family oxidoreductase, which translates to MSNVLPVPLIEASDVSAAVAWLVSDEARYVTGVNLAVDAGCALK; encoded by the coding sequence ATGTCGAATGTGCTGCCGGTTCCACTGATCGAGGCCAGCGACGTGAGCGCCGCCGTCGCCTGGCTGGTATCCGACGAGGCGCGGTACGTGACGGGCGTGAACCTGGCGGTCGACGCCGGCTGCGCACTGAAGTAG
- a CDS encoding hydroxymethylglutaryl-CoA lyase, protein MRSELAMRQPPAIHIREVTPRDGLQAEPRIVATSDKVALTEMLVDAGFTHVNVTSFVSPTAVPQMADGAEVLQRVRRRPGVVLDVSVPNAKGAARAVEAGVDAVSVFVSASDEASRKNVRRGREEALAGVLEAVSVAVDGGLPVIGTIANAFGSPYGDTVSLDVVLQIAGRLVDQGVSSVTLGDTSGEAVPPQILKWVSALTAEYPELPVALHLHDSRGSALANTVAAMDAGVTRFDSAMGGLGGSPYTKDASGNLCTEDLISLCERSGIATGVRLQDAVRISRFCAELVGRELPGRTARLGAEPQPSAGVSS, encoded by the coding sequence ATGAGAAGCGAGCTTGCGATGCGGCAACCCCCTGCCATCCACATCCGGGAGGTAACGCCTCGCGACGGTCTTCAGGCCGAGCCGCGGATCGTGGCCACGAGTGACAAGGTCGCGCTCACGGAGATGCTGGTCGATGCTGGCTTCACCCATGTGAACGTGACGTCGTTCGTCAGCCCGACCGCCGTACCCCAGATGGCTGACGGTGCAGAGGTGTTGCAGCGCGTACGGCGCCGGCCGGGTGTGGTGCTCGACGTTTCGGTTCCCAACGCGAAGGGCGCGGCCCGAGCGGTGGAGGCTGGCGTCGACGCGGTGTCGGTGTTCGTCTCGGCCAGTGACGAGGCGAGCCGCAAGAACGTCCGTCGCGGTAGGGAGGAGGCCCTCGCGGGTGTCCTCGAGGCCGTGTCCGTCGCTGTCGACGGCGGTCTTCCGGTGATCGGCACGATCGCCAACGCCTTCGGGAGTCCCTATGGCGACACCGTGTCGCTCGACGTGGTGCTGCAGATCGCCGGCCGGCTGGTCGACCAGGGGGTCTCGAGCGTGACGTTGGGTGACACCAGTGGGGAGGCCGTGCCTCCTCAGATCCTGAAGTGGGTGTCCGCGCTGACTGCGGAGTACCCCGAGCTTCCGGTCGCGCTGCACCTCCACGACAGTCGCGGAAGTGCTCTTGCGAACACGGTGGCGGCCATGGATGCCGGTGTGACGCGATTCGACTCCGCGATGGGCGGCCTGGGCGGGTCGCCGTACACGAAGGATGCCTCGGGGAACCTGTGCACCGAGGACCTGATCAGTCTGTGCGAACGAAGCGGAATCGCCACGGGCGTGCGTCTCCAGGACGCAGTGCGCATATCCAGGTTCTGTGCCGAGCTGGTCGGACGTGAGCTGCCTGGTCGGACGGCGCGTCTGGGTGCCGAGCCGCAGCCATCGGCGGGTGTCAGCTCGTGA
- a CDS encoding aldehyde dehydrogenase family protein, protein MSSATADRTTTDVVASLPRKMFIGGSWLDPHSEQTLPVLNPATGAVLCDVPAGDASDVDAAVSAARAAFDGPWQTWRPYDRQRLLLRLADLFEENVEEIARLETMDMGAPLSRTRMTSDRCVRLLRWYAANSVLLHGETIRNSATDQDFLTYTAREPVGVVGAIVPWNAPMVMCVWKAGPALATGCTIVIKPAEEAPLAPLYFAEMCRQAGVPDGVVNVVTGDGETAGAALAAHSGVDKVSFTGSTTVGRAIVQASAANLKRVTLELGGKSPDIVLRDADLDKAVPGAAMAVFANSGQICSAGTRLFVEESVYDEFVERLAAFADDVVVADGFDVDAQIGPVISASQLNRIRGYLENASTEGARTVTGGIDDEQNSRSGGFFVRPTVFADVKDDMRIAREEIFGPVISALRFTDIDEVAHRANQLPYGLGAGVWTRDIGHAHRLADRLRSGTVWVNCYQRMDPAVPFGGFKESGYGREGGKEQFDDYLNTKAVWISTDGG, encoded by the coding sequence ATGAGCAGCGCCACCGCAGACAGGACGACCACGGATGTCGTGGCGTCCCTGCCCAGGAAGATGTTCATCGGAGGTTCGTGGCTGGATCCCCACTCCGAGCAGACACTGCCGGTCCTCAACCCAGCGACCGGCGCCGTGCTCTGCGACGTCCCCGCAGGGGATGCGTCCGACGTGGATGCTGCGGTGTCCGCCGCCCGGGCAGCCTTCGACGGGCCGTGGCAAACGTGGCGCCCCTATGATCGGCAGCGGCTGCTCCTGCGCCTGGCCGACCTGTTCGAGGAGAACGTGGAGGAGATCGCCCGGCTCGAGACCATGGACATGGGCGCTCCGCTCTCGCGCACCCGGATGACATCCGATCGTTGCGTCCGGCTGCTGAGGTGGTACGCCGCCAACTCGGTGCTGCTGCACGGGGAGACGATCCGGAACTCAGCGACGGACCAGGACTTCCTCACCTACACCGCACGGGAGCCGGTCGGCGTCGTGGGCGCCATCGTCCCGTGGAACGCACCGATGGTGATGTGCGTCTGGAAGGCCGGCCCGGCTCTTGCCACGGGCTGCACGATCGTTATCAAGCCCGCGGAGGAGGCACCGCTCGCACCTCTGTACTTCGCCGAGATGTGTCGGCAGGCCGGTGTGCCCGACGGCGTGGTGAACGTCGTGACGGGAGACGGGGAGACCGCAGGCGCCGCGCTGGCCGCCCACTCGGGAGTGGACAAGGTATCGTTCACCGGCTCCACGACCGTGGGGCGTGCCATCGTCCAGGCCTCGGCGGCGAACCTGAAACGCGTGACACTCGAACTGGGTGGCAAGTCCCCGGACATCGTGCTGAGGGACGCCGATCTCGACAAGGCCGTCCCCGGAGCCGCGATGGCGGTCTTCGCCAACAGTGGGCAGATCTGCAGTGCCGGCACGCGACTCTTCGTGGAGGAGTCCGTCTACGATGAGTTCGTCGAGCGACTGGCAGCGTTCGCCGACGATGTGGTCGTCGCCGACGGATTCGACGTCGATGCACAGATCGGCCCCGTCATCTCTGCCAGCCAGCTCAACCGCATCCGCGGATACCTCGAGAACGCGTCGACGGAGGGAGCGCGGACCGTGACCGGCGGCATCGATGACGAGCAGAACTCCCGCAGCGGAGGCTTCTTCGTGCGGCCGACCGTCTTCGCGGACGTGAAGGACGACATGCGGATCGCCCGGGAGGAGATCTTCGGGCCGGTGATCTCCGCCCTTCGCTTCACCGACATCGACGAGGTCGCACATCGAGCCAACCAGCTGCCCTACGGCCTCGGCGCCGGGGTGTGGACCCGCGACATCGGACACGCACACAGGCTCGCCGACCGCCTGCGGTCGGGAACGGTGTGGGTCAACTGCTATCAGCGAATGGACCCCGCCGTACCCTTTGGTGGGTTCAAGGAGAGCGGTTACGGCCGCGAGGGTGGAAAGGAGCAGTTCGATGACTACCTCAACACCAAGGCCGTCTGGATCAGCACGGACGGTGGGTGA
- a CDS encoding acyl-CoA dehydrogenase family protein, which produces MGPITVMLNIQTTTGHNDLRRAVRQLCSRFDETYWEKHDADHEFAWDFFEAFAKAGYLGLTIPEQYGGGGGSIGDACAVLEEVAAAGGGLNACSTVHTSMISLHAIVAHADEEFRRKYLPRIAAGEMRVSFGVTEPNAGTDSTRITTFARREGDKYVVNGQKVWISGAQEAEKVLLLVRTAPREQSARKTDGVSLILVDLSAPGVRIQPIRKIGRNAVDSNEIYFDDVVVEASDLVGSEGEGFRYLLDGLNGERMMIAAESVGFGRWSLETAVDYARQRVVFDRPIGMNQSVQHPLAAAFMQLRAAAAMVREAVDLFDRDASVAEQGTAANTAKWLASEAAYFAADSAMQTHGGYSFAREYHVGRYWMEARLQRIAPVNNQMILNYVSERVLGLPRSY; this is translated from the coding sequence ATGGGTCCGATCACCGTCATGCTCAACATCCAGACGACCACGGGTCACAACGACCTGCGCCGAGCGGTGCGCCAGCTCTGTTCCCGGTTCGACGAGACGTACTGGGAGAAGCACGACGCCGACCACGAGTTCGCCTGGGACTTCTTTGAGGCCTTCGCGAAGGCGGGCTATCTGGGACTGACCATTCCCGAGCAGTACGGCGGCGGCGGTGGCTCGATCGGCGATGCGTGTGCCGTGCTGGAGGAGGTCGCGGCCGCGGGCGGTGGTCTGAACGCCTGCAGCACCGTGCACACCTCGATGATCAGCCTCCATGCCATCGTCGCCCACGCCGACGAGGAGTTCCGCCGCAAGTACCTCCCCCGGATCGCCGCGGGCGAGATGCGGGTCTCCTTCGGGGTCACGGAGCCCAATGCCGGCACCGACAGCACGAGGATCACCACCTTCGCCCGACGGGAGGGCGACAAGTACGTCGTCAACGGTCAGAAGGTGTGGATCTCGGGAGCGCAGGAGGCCGAGAAGGTCCTGCTGCTGGTGAGGACGGCGCCGCGGGAGCAGTCCGCCCGCAAGACAGACGGGGTGAGCCTGATCCTCGTCGATCTGTCGGCTCCCGGCGTACGCATCCAGCCGATTCGGAAGATCGGGCGCAACGCCGTGGACTCCAACGAGATCTACTTCGACGACGTCGTTGTCGAGGCCTCCGATCTGGTGGGGAGCGAGGGAGAGGGCTTCCGCTATCTGCTCGACGGGCTGAATGGCGAGCGGATGATGATCGCCGCCGAGTCCGTGGGGTTCGGGCGCTGGTCGCTGGAGACGGCGGTCGACTACGCGAGGCAGCGAGTCGTCTTCGATCGCCCTATCGGGATGAACCAGTCGGTCCAGCACCCGTTGGCTGCCGCCTTCATGCAGTTGCGTGCGGCGGCCGCAATGGTGCGTGAGGCGGTGGACCTGTTCGACCGAGACGCGTCAGTCGCGGAGCAGGGTACTGCGGCCAACACCGCCAAATGGCTCGCCTCGGAGGCGGCGTACTTCGCGGCCGACAGCGCGATGCAGACGCATGGGGGCTACTCGTTCGCCCGCGAATACCACGTTGGCCGGTACTGGATGGAGGCCCGGCTCCAGCGGATTGCGCCGGTCAACAACCAGATGATCCTCAACTACGTCAGTGAGCGGGTGCTCGGACTCCCGCGCAGCTACTGA
- a CDS encoding ferredoxin, whose amino-acid sequence MSPDEHIVVDELVCEGAAVCEMLAPTIFQVGDDDVVSVRRQPDDDVTRAEAAEAVDRCPKQALRLMQVV is encoded by the coding sequence GTGAGTCCGGACGAGCACATCGTCGTCGACGAGTTGGTGTGCGAGGGAGCCGCGGTCTGCGAGATGCTGGCGCCCACCATCTTCCAGGTGGGCGACGACGATGTCGTGTCCGTTCGACGTCAGCCTGACGACGATGTGACGCGGGCAGAGGCGGCCGAGGCGGTGGACCGCTGTCCGAAGCAGGCGCTTCGCCTCATGCAGGTCGTCTGA
- a CDS encoding MBL fold metallo-hydrolase: MPLSGVTTHLHVAPFLIVGSEGVLLYDTGTPIQWSQVEGRLDAMLGDRPVDFIVPSHPEIAHCGNVVRLLEKYPAAKLAGDVRDYPLYFPSYADRLVEFAIGDEIDLGSHRFVFLDAIVKDLPSTVWGYERSTGVLFVADGFAYSHQPPLEGDDRPTHLEGECNLFASELGTPPADDQILWITKAALYWTHFVKFDLLLDRFQTLLETYPPKLVAPAHGAVIDDIDNVLWMIWNSLGKAYDPLAGVARAGVDVHKAG; this comes from the coding sequence ATGCCCCTGTCGGGGGTCACGACGCACCTGCATGTGGCTCCCTTCCTGATCGTCGGGTCCGAAGGCGTCCTTCTCTACGACACCGGCACGCCGATCCAATGGTCTCAGGTGGAGGGTCGCCTGGACGCCATGCTGGGCGATCGCCCGGTCGACTTCATCGTGCCGTCCCACCCCGAGATCGCGCACTGCGGGAATGTGGTCCGCCTGCTCGAGAAGTATCCAGCGGCGAAGCTCGCCGGCGACGTGCGCGACTATCCGCTGTACTTCCCGAGCTATGCGGACCGGTTGGTAGAATTCGCCATCGGAGACGAGATCGATCTCGGTTCCCATCGGTTCGTCTTCCTCGACGCGATCGTCAAGGATCTGCCCAGCACGGTGTGGGGCTACGAGCGGTCGACGGGCGTTCTGTTCGTTGCCGACGGGTTCGCTTACTCCCATCAGCCGCCCCTCGAAGGCGACGACCGGCCGACTCATCTCGAAGGTGAATGCAACCTCTTCGCGAGCGAGCTCGGCACGCCACCGGCAGACGACCAGATCCTGTGGATCACGAAAGCCGCGCTGTACTGGACCCATTTCGTGAAGTTCGACCTGCTTCTCGATCGGTTCCAGACTCTCCTCGAGACGTATCCGCCGAAACTGGTGGCTCCGGCTCATGGCGCCGTCATCGATGACATCGACAACGTGCTGTGGATGATCTGGAACTCGTTGGGGAAGGCCTACGACCCGCTCGCCGGCGTCGCGCGTGCGGGCGTCGATGTCCACAAGGCCGGTTGA
- a CDS encoding enoyl-CoA hydratase/isomerase family protein: MVEVEAGVATVTLNRPEARNALDSRLLGELSAALWAVEADPDVGMVVLTGAGPSFCAGADLKEMSAQHDQDDFFVTRARTDQSMNVHLALVQMTTPVIAAVNGHALAGGCGLALSCDLVFAAESATFGYPEVLRGQVAALVMANLVRVVGRKPAMELLLSGRRIDAAEATRLSMVNRVVPDDRLLAETLSYARELAGRSRSSVQMTKELFYRVSEGTYDQAIRIARDANLLMKSTRDSHDGARTFAERSRIDRHGAPGQN, from the coding sequence GTGGTCGAGGTCGAGGCCGGCGTTGCGACAGTGACGCTCAACCGGCCGGAAGCACGCAACGCACTCGACAGCCGGTTGCTCGGTGAGCTCTCGGCGGCCCTGTGGGCAGTGGAGGCGGATCCGGACGTCGGGATGGTGGTACTGACCGGGGCCGGCCCGTCCTTCTGTGCGGGTGCCGACCTCAAGGAGATGTCCGCGCAGCACGACCAGGACGACTTCTTCGTCACGCGCGCTCGAACCGATCAGTCGATGAACGTGCATCTGGCGCTGGTCCAGATGACGACCCCTGTCATCGCGGCCGTGAACGGCCATGCGCTCGCTGGCGGCTGCGGGCTGGCGCTGTCGTGCGACCTGGTCTTCGCCGCCGAGTCGGCGACGTTCGGCTATCCCGAGGTGCTGCGCGGTCAGGTTGCGGCGCTGGTGATGGCGAACCTCGTTCGGGTGGTCGGCCGCAAGCCGGCCATGGAGTTGCTGTTGAGTGGTCGAAGGATCGACGCGGCCGAGGCCACCCGGCTCTCGATGGTGAATCGTGTGGTGCCCGATGATCGCCTCCTGGCCGAGACGCTCTCCTACGCCCGGGAGCTTGCCGGCCGCAGCAGGTCGTCCGTACAGATGACCAAGGAGCTCTTCTATCGCGTGAGCGAGGGTACCTACGACCAGGCGATCCGGATCGCACGGGACGCCAATCTGCTGATGAAGTCGACCCGGGACTCCCACGATGGAGCCCGCACATTCGCCGAGAGAAGTCGGATCGATCGACATGGCGCTCCGGGACAGAACTGA
- a CDS encoding TetR/AcrR family transcriptional regulator has translation MSQIARRRAAAAASAESNPAYAERVRLIRQAASKVFHEKGFHGTKLNDVAEEAGVDRASLYYYVGSKEQLFRDVVAEAVTGNIDKAETLVASDLPAPEKLSRLVKDLMDSFDRHYPFMYVFVQEDMTKLTADDNNEGDWLTAAREWNARYFKAVRQIILDGINDGSIKTALPAGVVANCVIGMINSSSRWYRPEGLMDAFEIGEGLSDILLSGLAR, from the coding sequence GTGAGCCAGATCGCCAGGCGACGGGCCGCTGCGGCAGCGTCCGCGGAGTCCAACCCCGCGTATGCCGAGAGGGTTCGGCTGATCCGGCAGGCCGCCAGCAAGGTCTTCCACGAGAAGGGCTTCCACGGCACCAAGCTCAACGACGTCGCGGAAGAGGCAGGCGTGGACCGGGCTTCCCTCTACTACTACGTCGGCTCGAAGGAGCAGCTGTTCCGCGACGTGGTCGCCGAGGCCGTGACAGGCAACATCGACAAGGCGGAGACACTCGTCGCCTCGGATCTGCCTGCACCCGAGAAGCTCTCTCGGCTGGTGAAGGATCTGATGGACTCCTTCGACCGTCACTACCCCTTCATGTACGTCTTCGTGCAGGAGGACATGACCAAGCTGACGGCCGACGACAACAACGAGGGCGACTGGCTGACCGCCGCGCGTGAATGGAACGCGCGCTACTTCAAGGCCGTACGCCAGATCATCCTCGACGGAATCAACGACGGAAGCATCAAGACAGCGCTGCCCGCCGGTGTCGTGGCCAACTGCGTCATCGGGATGATCAACTCCTCGAGTCGGTGGTACCGGCCCGAGGGACTCATGGATGCCTTCGAGATCGGCGAAGGGCTCTCGGACATCCTTCTGTCCGGGCTGGCCCGCTGA
- a CDS encoding cytochrome P450, which produces MTTTYVPETDLSVDEINLADPDFWLRSDRWAALEILRRERPIAWHEHPECGKGFWSFVDYDDIREVTRDWQNFTSRYGTRAHHDADQGKVRPGSNAMIEMDPPEHTRFRRLVSKGFTPRQVAKMDEYIREQAKAVVGRFSTGEEVDFITDIARPLPAQIICDIMGVDQADRDDLIRWTELTMGEQDPDFMFSPEEGTKAMVALRDYGLALAEERERSPREDLISELVQVEVDGQRLTREELGGYFALLIVAGNETTSTTVAHGMHAFSEFPEEKERFASDPERWSPTATEELLRWSTPVRNQSRVLMNDIDFKGVHMRKGQKVATWFAAANRDPERFPDPHLFRIERDPNLHQSFGGGGPHFCLGANIARREISALFQELLRRFPGATVTEEPRPLRSMHINGIKSMQVRL; this is translated from the coding sequence ATGACGACGACCTATGTTCCGGAGACCGACCTCTCGGTCGACGAGATCAACCTGGCCGACCCGGACTTCTGGCTGCGGTCGGATCGGTGGGCCGCTTTGGAGATCCTGCGCCGCGAGCGGCCGATCGCCTGGCACGAGCACCCGGAGTGTGGCAAGGGGTTCTGGTCGTTCGTCGACTATGACGACATCCGTGAGGTCACTCGCGACTGGCAGAACTTCACGAGCCGGTACGGCACCCGCGCCCACCACGACGCCGACCAGGGCAAGGTCCGGCCGGGCAGCAACGCGATGATCGAGATGGACCCTCCAGAGCACACGCGGTTCCGCCGACTGGTCAGCAAGGGCTTCACGCCGCGCCAGGTAGCCAAGATGGACGAGTACATCCGCGAACAGGCGAAGGCCGTGGTCGGCAGATTCTCGACGGGTGAGGAGGTCGACTTCATCACCGACATCGCGCGGCCGCTGCCAGCACAGATCATCTGCGACATCATGGGTGTCGACCAAGCGGATCGCGACGACCTGATCCGTTGGACCGAGCTCACCATGGGTGAGCAGGATCCAGACTTCATGTTCTCCCCCGAGGAGGGCACCAAGGCCATGGTCGCGCTTCGCGACTATGGCCTCGCCCTCGCCGAGGAACGTGAGCGTTCCCCACGGGAGGACCTCATCTCCGAGCTGGTTCAGGTCGAGGTGGACGGGCAGCGACTGACTCGAGAAGAACTCGGTGGCTACTTCGCGTTGCTGATCGTGGCGGGTAACGAGACCACCAGCACGACGGTCGCCCACGGCATGCACGCATTCTCGGAGTTTCCCGAGGAGAAGGAGAGGTTCGCGTCGGACCCAGAGAGGTGGTCGCCGACTGCGACCGAGGAGCTGCTCCGATGGTCGACGCCGGTGCGGAATCAGTCACGGGTTCTGATGAACGACATCGACTTCAAGGGCGTCCATATGCGCAAGGGTCAGAAGGTCGCGACATGGTTCGCCGCCGCGAATCGCGACCCCGAGCGCTTCCCCGACCCTCACCTCTTCCGCATCGAGCGCGATCCCAATCTCCATCAGAGCTTCGGAGGAGGCGGTCCGCACTTCTGTCTCGGCGCCAATATCGCACGCCGGGAGATCTCGGCGCTGTTCCAGGAGCTGCTTCGTCGGTTCCCCGGCGCCACCGTGACGGAGGAACCCAGACCGCTGCGGTCGATGCACATCAACGGCATTAAGTCGATGCAGGTGCGGCTGTGA
- a CDS encoding SDR family NAD(P)-dependent oxidoreductase codes for MSIAARHLAGLEQPADIGQSTVNEYVEQVSIPGSVPLTPTAVAITGGAGGIGRAIARRVIADGERAVLLDLRGADIDDALLELGDNSHGVVCDVTDPHAVAEAAVHVNTELGPVRAVVAAAGWAQRGAFLGSPSSLWQRILDVNLLGVMNVTEAFAASLLEYGENARLVFVSSDAARIGVRDLAVYAAAKAGVNGFARSFALETARAGLTVNVVSAGSTDAPMLTEAYTPEEIEKRQRANPVGRLASPDDIASAVAHFLRSDASYLTGQILSVNGGTFRPC; via the coding sequence ATGTCAATCGCCGCCAGACATCTCGCTGGATTGGAGCAACCTGCGGACATTGGACAATCGACTGTCAACGAGTATGTTGAGCAGGTGTCCATCCCAGGCTCAGTTCCCCTCACCCCAACGGCGGTGGCGATCACCGGTGGCGCCGGCGGCATCGGGCGTGCGATCGCACGCCGGGTCATCGCCGACGGCGAGCGCGCCGTCCTCCTAGACCTGCGCGGCGCAGACATCGACGACGCGCTGCTCGAACTCGGCGACAACTCCCACGGAGTGGTGTGCGACGTCACCGATCCCCACGCCGTCGCCGAGGCTGCGGTCCACGTGAACACCGAGCTCGGACCGGTGCGCGCGGTCGTGGCGGCGGCCGGCTGGGCCCAGCGCGGCGCGTTCCTCGGCTCACCGTCGTCCCTGTGGCAGCGGATACTCGACGTGAACCTGTTGGGCGTCATGAACGTCACCGAGGCGTTCGCGGCCTCCCTCCTCGAGTACGGCGAGAACGCGCGGCTGGTGTTCGTGAGTTCCGACGCCGCACGCATCGGAGTGCGGGACCTGGCGGTGTATGCCGCGGCGAAGGCCGGCGTCAACGGGTTCGCCCGGTCCTTCGCCCTCGAGACGGCCCGAGCCGGGCTCACCGTGAACGTCGTGAGCGCCGGGAGCACCGACGCGCCGATGCTAACAGAGGCGTACACACCCGAGGAGATCGAGAAGCGTCAGCGCGCGAATCCCGTCGGCCGCCTGGCCTCCCCTGACGACATCGCGTCGGCGGTGGCCCACTTCCTGCGCTCGGACGCGAGCTATCTCACTGGCCAGATCCTGAGCGTCAACGGCGGAACCTTCCGACCTTGCTGA